The nucleotide sequence CCCCTATCTAGTCCTGTTACGAGTACCTTTCAGACAACCCATTTCGTCAGTTCAAACAAATCACATACTCAGTTTCATGTGGTGTAACAGGATGTAGCCTGAGATTGAGGTCATCAGTTATTACCTGACCAAACTGTCGCAGCAATTGCCAGCTGATCTTTGTAGTTTTCCTATCAAGAATCGGTGCATGACCCATGTTCAGGTATGTGAGGTTCTGAAAGACTGAAACTAATTGGTTGCATGGGTACTGTTTGGATCTCGATCTTGTTCTAACACTATTTAGCCATTTCTTCCTTTCTCATACCGGGCAGTGTCAGGTTCCGTCTGTTGCTCGTATTAACAGCAGATGGGCCCTTCCTATACGAGCATAGCGACAGCCATGAAACTGATTGTGCAGGTGTCTCCTGATGGTTCACAGATTCTGCAGTATACCTGTCATCTGGAGACGGTGGAATGGCTGGATCCTCTAATTTCAGTCTCATCCTTTGTGCACAGCCGCTGCCAAAGCCTGCATCGGTGAAAGGTATTTTTCTCTGCGCTTTTCAAATGTCATCACTCATCGCATGCAAAATGGGCATATGGCTGTAGCGGTTGGAAACAATCAAACGCCACGATTCCATCCTCTTTGTGGTCGTGGATTAGTTAAATGCTGATGAATTGATTGGTTTGGTGTGTTAAGCTGGTAGCTAGATTATCTTGTCTGCATTCGATTGTTCAGCGCGTCGAATAAACATCGGTGGAGCAGGCAGGCAAAAAGATGGGCGTGCCTGCAACTAATCGCACATCATAAGCCTCCATGTTTGGTCATCatgctatttcttttttttaaaaaaaaactctgtgtAACAAGTGTCGACATTATCTTTGTAAATGGATCCTTTTACACTTGTCGGTTGTTTTTAATCTTTAGAGGGCGTCAGGTGAAACAGTAGCTAAAATAAAGCAAAAACGGAGTGTCGTTCTTGGCTGAAtgacaaataaattaaatttactcctataaagttaaaaataaatttaaaacaatgttttataaaattcatatgtatttttttaaaaaaaagaatcacacCGTTTAGGAACTTATTCCATTTAGTCAGTTGCCAGTTGGTGCAACAGGGCCCATTTCCCTTTCTTGTTGAGACATGGATCGGGCCTGAGTGAGAAGAACAGGCACTGCAGCATGGGCTCTACTTGTGGGGCTGATAAGGTGGgcctctgaagtctgaacattGGGAGTTGTTCATCCCGGCCAAATTCAGAAGTTGAGTCCACTGATAAAATAATCAAACTTGATCGATGAGGACATACCGTCCGCTACAGAAAAATGTGGTACATCAGTAGAATCTCACAATTGTCAAAATATCCTGTTAGGTACTGGAGTACTAGTATTTGTTAGCACTAAACATGTACGACCGGTTCGTTTGTCTAAGGCATATTCATAGCCCCGCCGTCTGAACTCTGAATAGGTGAGCAGTCAGCCGCCcatctgaagtctgaacatgAGGCGACCAGACAAATTTATCCGGCTGATTATACAAGTACGAGTAGTACTTGAGGTCATTAGTGGTAATGTAGCACCTGAGCTGCTGATCACAAACTTGAAATAGGGTTTAACAGCATTCGGCAAACACATTTGGCAGATGAACAGGAAGATCATGTAGTAGTTTGTATTGTCCAGTCCAAATGACTGTTAACACTGAtgttactctctctctctctctctctctttcacaaTAAGTACAGATACAGAAAAGCGTATATATCATAGTAGCACTAATCTAAGAAGTTCTTCctcgcaaaaagaaaaaaagtcttaagaaagttcaaaaaataccAATGTTTTAAATAGCGAGTTAAGGCATTTAGCGGTTAgcttctcaaacagctatagcTACCTAAATGGAGCTATAGCGGCTAAATTGTATATGAGAGCAAATAGTTAGAACCCTTCTCAAACAGTTATAACGGGAGATAGCGAGAGATTTAAAACCCTGAAAAATACACAATTTTTATAACTAATAACTGCATCTCTCAGATCGAGTTGTAAGATGGAGGAGCATATAATAAGCAAATAAACAGGTAGTGATGGAAGTGTCAGAGATGGGATCAAATTTGACTTGAGCAGAGCATGCATATGAGCAGGCAGTTGGCAGCCAACTCGGAGAGCTCATCACACTCTCTCCACTAAGATTCTTCACCGCGAATCCCGGTTTGGCGTTCCGGGAAGGATGACGAATGTCTCTGCATTCCGCACAACAGACGCTCACCTCGCCTCCTCTAGATTCGCAATTTTTCTGGGATTCAACTCAACATTTTTGCTTCAAGCTACTGTAAAGATTAGTTAGTACTACTAAAGATGATCAAGTGATGCTCTAGCGTGAAGTAAACATGTTAATACCACTGCCAATTGGTAATTAGCCGAGTGTTGCTACACGAAAGGGGACCcataatgggcgatcgatcgccgtgGGGATGGGGTAGCGATCAGATTCGCTCcccacctcccccctccctccctccaccaggtttccttttttggcaccgtattactttcctattttagtaaatttatacacctaaagtttatacacctcatgTTTACACAATTAAATTTAGAGACTAAAAGTTTattagtcaaaagtttatatatccgattcaaatttgaatttgaattcaaatattttttatatatagtatttctatacatctaaagtttatacacctaaagttgtttatagacccaaagtttataagtcaaaagtttacatacccgtttcaaatttgaatttgaattcaaatattttatatatatagtatttttatgcatctaaagtttatacatctaaagtttatagacccgttttaaatttgaatttgaattatatccgattcaaatttgaatttgaattcaaatattttctatatatagtatttctatacatctaaagacccaaagtttataagttaaaagtttacatacccgattcaaatttgaatttgaatttgaattcaatttttttatatatagtatttctatacataaatttttctaactttttgtttttttaaaaaaaatttgtggagatgtgtaaacttgaggtgtacaaactttaggtgtataaatttactaaaatagaaaaataatgtggtgccaaaaaagaaaatcaggtgAAGGGAGGGAATCAGAAATCTGATCGCTCCTAGCGATCCCTAGCGATCGATCGCTAGGTAGCATTCTCGTACACGAAAAGTCTTTTCAGCTGTCGCTTCATACCAGGGTTAAATCTCGCGGTTTCACCACGTGTCAGCCTCTGATTGGCCGCTCCTCTTTGCAAACTCGAACGTTGAGCCAGCATAACATGTTGACCTGCGGACAGGCGCACAGCACCGGCCATCACGAGGCTCCAAGCAAGCGCTCTCAGTCTCTTATAACTTATAAACCCCGGTGCTTGATTACGCGCAATCGCATCGCTACCACGAAAACTCCACAAGAATCCATCAAGAAACATACACTCGTttcgttttttcctttttttgatcCATCTTGCTGCTAGCTTGCTGCAACCGGCAATGGCGACGgctcgccgtctcctccccgTCACTCTCCTACTCATCTCACTCTCAAGTACGTACTTGCATTGGTGATCAGCTGTGCAATGTGGTAGTAGCTGTGTTCTGATGagattgttgctgctgctgttgttgctgttgttgCAGGGGCATTGTGCACGACGTTCACGCTGACAAACTCGTGCGCGTACACGGTGTGGCCGGGGCTCCTGTCGAgcgccgggtcgccgccgctggccaCGACGGGGTTCGCGCTGGCGCCGGGGGAGTCGCTCGCCGTGgacgcgccggcggcgtggtcgGGCCGCGTCTGGGGGCGGACGCTCTGCGGCGCCGACCCGGGCGGGTCCGGCAggttcgcgtgcgccacggGCGACTGCGGGTCGGGCGCCgtggagtgcggcggcggcggcgcggcgccgcccgcgACGCTGGCGGAGTTCAccctcgacggcgccggcgggaacGACTTCTACGACGTCAGCCTCGTGGACGGCTCCAACCTGCCGATGGTGGTGGTTCcccagggcggcggcgcggcgtgcggcgcgACGGGGTGCCTCGTCGACCTGAACGGGCCGTGCCCCGCCGACCTGaaggtcgccggcgccgacggcgccggcatCGCCTGCAGGAGCGCGTGCGAGGCGTTCGGCACGCCGGAGTACTGCTGCAACGGCGCGTTCGGCACGCCGGCGACGTGCCGGCCGTCGGCGTACTCGCAGTTCTTCAAGAACGCGTGCCCGCGCGCCTACAGCTACGCCTACGACGACGCCACGTCCACATTCACCTGCGCCTCCGGCACCGCCAGTTACCTCGTCGTCTTCTGCCCTATCATCTCCAGGTAATTAAGCCGAACAGATGAATCGTCGATTCAGATTTCAGTGAGCCTGATCAAATGCAGTATCATGTGCCACTGCCAACCATCAAATCATTTGACAAGAACGTGGGTTGGATGGTTGGTCAATGATCATGCATGATCCAATGTACGTGACTACGTTGAAGATGATTAATTGCAGGCTTTATTAACGTCTTGTGCCGACTGATTAAGTTACAAGCAACTACTTTCtccttttttatatattataataagttgatttaattagaaaataataaaaaactttaggtttgatcaaaatttttaaaaaagctaGTAAAATCTACAATATCTAATTAGTTTCGttaaatgttactatatttattttataaacttgataaatGAAACGACTTGtattataaaacggagagagtagataatttgcctcgttgaATATGCTCGCCATAGAAAGTCATACACGTATAAGCCATAGCCGTGCAATTAGCCTCCTTTTTGTTCTTGCCCTCAGCAACGGTCTTCTGGCCGATTGTCGATTACTTTGTGTTTATtactttcttctaatatattggtGTGTAATATTTTTCCGTGTTCGTGATAAAAACCTAATGAGTGATCAACCAACCCTGCGTTAGAAAGCTAACTCTGGTATGATATCCAGCCTCAAGTcgtcggtgggcggcggcgccacgaaTCCGTCGGCGTCGGGGACGGGGCTGCCTCTCATCAACGACACGGTCTCCTTCCtcaaccgcggcggcggcggcaacggcggctaCTACGACGCGTCGAGCAGCGCCTCGCTGACGGCGCCCAGTCCCCTCCCCGTCGCCGGCcaagcggccgccgccgtgctcgcgtGGCTCTGCACCGCCCGCGGCCGCCACTGGCTGCCGTGGTagagatcgccgccgccgccgtcatccgccGGAGCACACCTCGTGCCGGCCAGCCGTGCTGATCCGCCATGGCGCCATGTGCCGGCCGGCCCGACATTTTGACCTCGGGCCGTATTGCGATTCGCGAATTGTATAGATTATCAATCACCATGGATCGGTGAATGGCAGCCGCATCTAGTACAAAAACTTGGTTGATTAATTGGGAAGATGAAGTAATTAATTGGTCTCCTGTcacaaaaaaaagttaatttccaatttttttttcaacttctaacttttctatcacatcaaaactttcctacacacacaaacttcaaactttttcgtcacatcgttccaatttcaaccaaacttccaacaCAGCCTAGGTCaagttcctaactttttttttccaaaaagttCACATCGAATCTTAatttgacacatgcatggagcattaaatatagataaaaaaattaattgcacaatttgtttgaaaatcgcgagacgaatcttttaagtttaattagtccatgattagccataaagtgctacagtaactcacatgtgctaatgacggattaattaggctttaataaattcatcttgcggtttccaggcgagttatgaaattagttttttcattggTGTCTAAAACCCCTTCcaatatccggtcaaacatatgatgtgacacccaaaaaatttattttcgcgaactaaacacacccgtaGTATCCACATTGCAGCAACCAAACCTGTGACATTTTTTCCCTAAATTTGAAGGAAGAGACGTCCTgcgaacattttttttaaaagaaattatgAGGGTGTTGAGGATTAAATACGAAACCTTGGGGTTAAAACCACACACCCCTTATTACTGCACTATCAAGTTCATTAAAAAAAGCAGGGCGGCaaccaaacatttttttttttgagattagAGAATTGCAGAACAGAAGCAGGTGGGTTAGGGCATGGGACAACGAGTGTATGCAGATGGGTCGGTGAGTCGATCACATGAGCGTTTCCTTATTTTGTACGTACACGTCAGGCATGGTCTTCACTTCACTCTTCAGAAATCTAAATCCTGAATGCTGCTGAATCAAATCCATGGTCTTCACGAATTCTGAATCAAACTATCATCTGTTCTGATTATCTGGGCTCgatgtctgaaactctgaatcctTTCACGATGGATCTTGTTGGTTACTGCTTGTCTCGAGCAGTGCCAGTTGTTGGTACAGTTGCAACGTCAGGGTCTTTCCGGTCTCGTTGTGATTTTATAGCGGCAGCAGTTGTGGGCACGTACTACTGTAGTACTATAGTCGCATGGCTGACTCTGAATAATCTGAATGCATGGTGAAAACTGAAAAGGTTGGGCAGGCAGAGTTTGGACCACTCTGGTGCATGGCATGGTCCATCTGATGAACTGATCAACTTCAGCATGCATCGCTGCATTACTTCATTGCAGTGCAGACTGCAGATGCTGATTCCTTTGATCCTTTCCCTCTGGTGCAGTAGTCTGGTAGTACAACAGGAGTACAGGATATCAAGATACTTGGCTCAAATGTATGACAATAGgcttaagtctattttgcctcccccatCCCGTGGTGGCCATCCACGGCTGCGACGGCATGGCAGAAGATGAGATGAGGTGGAAGTCGTTGACACGTGGGTTCCACTTGCTAACTCAATGAGTCAATCACAGTCAACCTGTCACGTCGGTAGAAACCGCTTTCCAAATCATCGAAGGAGtcgatttgcaccggtttttaAGATAGAGGAGAcattatatccggttttgcggttgagggtaCGATTCAATCAGGAGCAAGATATGAGGGAGAAATAACAGACTTATTCCATGACAATTTGAGCTGGTGTCCCTGTAAAGGCCCATGTGTAAATGGGTTCCAATGTGCTTACTGTTTTAGAGCCAGTTTTATGGACCTACAATGAATAAAACAGTTCAAAGTCTATCCATTTTGAACATGGTATAACAGGAAACAGataacttctttttttcttttctgataaTGGATTTTTATTAACCCGGTCTCTATATCCACAAGGGATATACACAGCCAAATGATACAAGAGCACTTAGGCTCACACCACATTGAAGAGgagaacacacaaaaaaaaagaaaaaaaaaagaaaaacctactATCTCAATACATCCTTACTTCTTAACATCCTCTACTGAAACGGCCATATTCGACGAGTGGAGGTCGTCTAGCTGACGCCGTCCCTAGTGCGTTGTTGCTACAAAACTCCGCTAGTGTCATCTTCATCCACTTGCTTCAAGTGAGTTGATGCCACGCTCCGCCGGTAAGCCCACCTTCATCCGTCATCGTCCAATCAAAACTAACCGACCAGACGCGAGTTAAAAGGATCCGCTTCCGCTCCACCGGATTCCTAGGTCTCCGTCGCCCATAGGGCCGCCACCGACGTCGGAATCCTCCTCTGCCTCTTAGACTTCTAGGCCTCTGCCGCCGACGGGATCTACCTTCGCCTGATCCGCCTCCTTGCCGAGATAACAGAACACTTCTATCACTACCAAAGCTACTTTTACCAAATACTGGAAAAACCGCTTGATGACAGATGATTAAAAGGTAGGAAGAGTAAGTtgcactccctccgttttatattataagttgcttttattttttttcaattttttaaattttaatcaagtttatgaAAAGTTAGCAATGTAAAGAACACAATAGTACTTTTattaaaactaatatttaatatattttgataatacatCTGTTTTGTGTtcaaaatattgttatatttaaaaaaaatgattaaacttaaaaaaatatagctaagaaaaaagtcaaaacgacttataatatgaatcaGTGAtagtgcgagagagagagagagagagagagagagaggggcagaGAACGCAACGCACTCAGCTGGCGAGTAGTCGTAGCCTTTGCCGATTACTCCTAGAATCTACTAATAACTAAGATTATCTCCGGCCGTCACAAATCCATGTCAAAGTGCAGGAAATAGTAAAAGGAGATATAGTGCAGATAACTAAAATTAACATGGTGACGAGCCCGTAGGCCCCACcacgacggcggcagcagcagctagaAATGAAATTGGCTTATATATGCGTACGTGCAAAGCGGCAGGCAATGTGCAATGCCGACATGGCAGACGTGAATCGATCGGTCGCTTTATATCTCGGCGAAAAGAGTGCCCCAAATCTTCCCCATCTTTTTCCAGCAGCCGGtccatgcaatgcaatgcaccTGTGTACAGTGTACTCTTCCTTTTCTTTAGCAATATTGCAACTTGACTTCTTTAATTTCATCGTTTCCCTTTGCTTGACATGGCATTGACATGACGCAGCCGTCGCCGGATGAGATCACCATCAATATACCTAGTGCAATGACACAGGGTTGTATGTATATACGTACGTGTACGTACGGGGGCACGTATACCGCCGTTTTCTCAGTTGCTTAACATTTGAGTCGTTTGGTGCCCTTCTCGGGCGTGTTCTTTCTGAGGAATGGAATTCCATTCAGCAGCAAGCTTTCTCAGCTTTTAGGGCTTATTCACTTTGATACCATTTTCAATCATATCacttttttggtaaagttgccaaaaaaatatctacgtttactttgttaccaaatttagtaaatacataagaaatcctgccaaaattttaacaatatcgctatcttgccaaatttttggcaatctgaacaggcccttaAGCGATACAattcttatatataaaaaatactttcatatacGATTCTTAAACAACTATTTCAAATCCATTTTTTAATTGTCATAGTTCATCCATTCTTTTGTACATTTAACAGTTATCATAAAATCATTCGGCTATTAGAAAAAATTGACTCTTAAAGTATtccttttgttaaaaaaatctaattctaaaaataaatttgaacatACATTCTCTGAATTTGATTATTTGGCTGTGTACACCTCACGAAGCTGTAGAGGCCAGGTTTGATAATcctttatgtaaaaaaaatctatagagttggttttttttttaagaaagagtACAAAAGAGAGAAATTTGCACATGAACCGATGAACGGCAGTCACGTCGGAGTCGAGATGACTTGGCGCCGCATGGACTCCACCTCAACGGCACTTGGCCAACATTGCCCATTGACTTCAGCTACGTGCAACTGTGCAAGGTCAAGCGAAACAGTGGCAAGGCTGGCAAGAAAAAAACATTCAGAAAAAGCAAGCACACAAAAGCAGCGAAACAGTGTAAGGGCTAGCCTTTAATCCCTTCTCTCCTGTGCCATA is from Oryza sativa Japonica Group chromosome 9, ASM3414082v1 and encodes:
- the LOC4347699 gene encoding thaumatin-like protein 1b; its protein translation is MATARRLLPVTLLLISLSRALCTTFTLTNSCAYTVWPGLLSSAGSPPLATTGFALAPGESLAVDAPAAWSGRVWGRTLCGADPGGSGRFACATGDCGSGAVECGGGGAAPPATLAEFTLDGAGGNDFYDVSLVDGSNLPMVVVPQGGGAACGATGCLVDLNGPCPADLKVAGADGAGIACRSACEAFGTPEYCCNGAFGTPATCRPSAYSQFFKNACPRAYSYAYDDATSTFTCASGTASYLVVFCPIISSLKSSVGGGATNPSASGTGLPLINDTVSFLNRGGGGNGGYYDASSSASLTAPSPLPVAGQAAAAVLAWLCTARGRHWLPW